The proteins below come from a single Streptococcus porcinus genomic window:
- a CDS encoding DUF7448 domain-containing protein has protein sequence MTKTIELPDGLSMYGSKDERYGSLEELKELLLYKRIVKWDKDYLELEDGTKVTIEESESDCCASAGGEFKDVKLDAVITDVKIGEQVKEESDWGTTTSKNTVTIYHNQNPIALAECEADDGNGGYYYSVGSLVIGRIHFPVVEA, from the coding sequence ATGACAAAAACTATTGAATTACCTGATGGCTTAAGTATGTATGGCAGCAAAGATGAACGCTATGGATCACTAGAAGAACTGAAAGAGTTGCTACTCTACAAACGTATTGTAAAGTGGGACAAAGACTACTTAGAGCTTGAAGATGGAACTAAGGTCACTATCGAGGAGTCAGAAAGCGATTGTTGTGCTAGTGCAGGCGGAGAGTTCAAAGATGTCAAGCTAGACGCTGTTATCACTGATGTCAAAATTGGTGAACAAGTAAAAGAGGAAAGTGATTGGGGGACAACAACCAGTAAGAACACAGTCACTATTTATCACAATCAAAATCCTATAGCATTAGCAGAATGTGAGGCAGATGATGGTAACGGTGGATATTATTACAGTGTAGGCTCTCTTGTTATTGGAAGAATTCATTTTCCAGTAGTTGAGGCTTAG
- a CDS encoding DUF1372 family protein, whose translation MLFFAGGIATATLFDDEAPQRQPIIIHVVDNAGGVMAGKITDKEIIEGRFTITAGAYGKFSVTKEQYESLKVGDPIPEYLKKRGS comes from the coding sequence ATGCTTTTCTTTGCTGGTGGTATCGCAACAGCTACACTCTTTGATGATGAAGCTCCGCAACGGCAGCCTATCATCATTCATGTAGTCGATAATGCAGGAGGTGTGATGGCAGGAAAAATCACAGACAAGGAAATTATAGAGGGACGATTTACTATCACAGCTGGGGCTTACGGTAAGTTTTCGGTTACAAAAGAACAGTACGAAAGCCTCAAAGTTGGTGACCCAATCCCTGAGTATTTGAAGAAAAGAGGAAGTTGA
- a CDS encoding RusA family crossover junction endodeoxyribonuclease, whose protein sequence is MAKLIINIEPKPQSRPRFARRGNFTTTYEDKEMKAWRNQCRLLIANQYMGQPILEGALRANVRFYIKPPQYISKPKKNQQALLDEIIPVGKKPDVDNYEKALYDSMSGIVFQDDGQIALHDVGKFYSLSPRIEVEMEVMEWMN, encoded by the coding sequence ATGGCTAAATTAATTATCAATATCGAACCAAAACCACAGTCACGACCAAGGTTCGCTAGGCGTGGCAATTTTACTACAACCTATGAAGATAAGGAAATGAAAGCCTGGCGTAATCAATGCAGGCTACTTATTGCCAATCAGTACATGGGTCAGCCTATACTTGAGGGTGCCCTGAGAGCAAATGTGAGGTTTTACATCAAACCACCTCAGTATATCTCAAAGCCAAAGAAGAACCAGCAGGCACTACTAGATGAAATTATTCCAGTAGGGAAAAAGCCTGATGTGGATAACTATGAAAAAGCTCTATACGACAGCATGAGTGGCATTGTCTTTCAAGATGACGGACAGATAGCTCTCCATGATGTCGGTAAGTTCTACAGCCTCAGCCCACGAATTGAGGTAGAAATGGAGGTCATGGAATGGATGAATTAA
- a CDS encoding DUF1351 domain-containing protein, translated as MAIKEAEKVNVLDSIEINYTPAVVSFNDFEGFEKGVEEAVARYSTFDLEVNTIEEVKQARTELNALDKKLEDRRKEIKREINDPYAKFENQYKVPYQKLKNLISELKNQIDGYEENQKMLRKDKVKHYFYEKAEEANLNKEVFDKYLDQFLKATDFTPTFNFKKSTQDKLDEIVIDEIQKQDQCDADMIVITDLCAKNNLGPASYIRQYDNGASLAEILGLINRDVEEIKRTRELNEVKRIADEKAKIERQAAIEAQAKQTAETTIKAVNQETGEILEEPVAVAKYETTIKFIMDLEQAKKFKSFLDENDIEFETLVGMKKVN; from the coding sequence ATGGCAATTAAAGAAGCTGAAAAAGTAAATGTACTGGATAGCATTGAAATTAATTACACTCCTGCCGTTGTTTCTTTCAATGACTTTGAAGGTTTTGAAAAAGGTGTTGAAGAAGCAGTTGCACGATATAGCACATTTGACTTGGAAGTCAATACGATTGAAGAAGTCAAACAAGCCAGGACAGAGCTGAATGCTCTTGATAAAAAATTGGAAGATAGGCGCAAGGAAATCAAGAGAGAAATCAATGATCCTTACGCAAAATTTGAAAATCAGTACAAAGTACCGTATCAAAAGCTGAAGAACCTCATTTCTGAGCTGAAAAATCAAATTGACGGTTATGAAGAAAACCAAAAAATGCTCCGTAAGGACAAAGTCAAACACTATTTCTATGAAAAAGCTGAAGAAGCCAATCTCAATAAAGAAGTATTTGATAAGTATCTTGACCAGTTCTTGAAAGCAACAGACTTCACACCGACTTTCAACTTTAAAAAATCAACTCAAGACAAGCTTGATGAAATTGTTATTGATGAAATTCAAAAGCAAGACCAATGTGACGCTGACATGATTGTAATTACTGACCTATGTGCCAAGAATAACTTAGGACCAGCAAGCTATATCCGACAGTATGACAATGGTGCTTCACTAGCTGAGATTTTAGGTCTTATTAATCGAGATGTTGAAGAAATTAAGAGAACTCGTGAATTGAATGAAGTTAAGCGTATTGCTGACGAGAAGGCTAAGATTGAGCGTCAGGCAGCCATTGAAGCGCAAGCTAAGCAAACAGCTGAAACGACAATAAAAGCCGTTAATCAAGAAACTGGGGAGATTTTAGAGGAGCCAGTAGCAGTTGCTAAATACGAAACAACAATCAAATTCATTATGGACCTTGAGCAGGCTAAAAAATTCAAATCATTCTTGGACGAAAACGATATAGAATTTGAAACGCTTGTAGGTATGAAAAAAGTTAATTAA